A genomic window from bacterium includes:
- a CDS encoding class I SAM-dependent methyltransferase, translated as MKNNPETAAAQFCGLDYYSPQRLGQYYYQIKAIRESDVNRILEIGPGPGVVTHILRTAGMNVKTFDCEADLKPDVCGDIRAIPLADNSVDFTLCCQVLEHLPFEDFKKSLSEIKRVTAKFALISLPYVSRVIYSLHKLPTGRRASWVLHFPWLPAKGRSAPGHFWEIGRKGYSQKKIRHSIKNAGLYIREAFTPVDAPNNQFFLVATDRQG; from the coding sequence ATGAAAAATAATCCGGAGACAGCTGCAGCACAATTTTGCGGTCTTGACTATTATTCGCCTCAGCGGCTGGGTCAATACTATTACCAAATTAAGGCGATTCGGGAATCGGATGTAAATAGGATTCTTGAGATTGGACCCGGTCCGGGAGTGGTGACGCATATTTTGCGTACCGCCGGAATGAATGTGAAGACGTTTGACTGTGAAGCTGATTTAAAACCGGATGTGTGCGGCGATATTCGTGCGATTCCTTTGGCAGACAATTCCGTTGATTTTACGTTATGCTGTCAAGTTCTGGAACATCTGCCTTTCGAAGATTTTAAAAAATCTCTGAGTGAAATAAAAAGAGTCACAGCAAAATTTGCACTGATTTCGCTTCCGTATGTAAGCCGGGTTATTTATTCTTTACACAAGCTGCCCACCGGCAGACGTGCTTCTTGGGTACTGCATTTTCCATGGCTGCCTGCCAAGGGCAGATCCGCCCCGGGTCATTTTTGGGAAATTGGGAGAAAAGGGTATTCGCAAAAAAAAATCAGACATTCGATTAAAAACGCCGGTTTGTATATCCGGGAGGCATTTACACCGGTTGATGCACCCAACAATCAGTTTTTTTTAGTAGCCACGGACCGTCAAGGATGA
- a CDS encoding glycosyltransferase — protein MITLLTIAYNQRLYTEMLLASLALADCADVDFELVFVDNGSNDGTRTLVEAYPLKKNSHFKGLTYFAFPENQGVAAAINRGFDLAKTTFVLQADNDVVFGPHSFSILESWMHRHPRGMISPNWPFIQKKLGMGYFDSPRGITPEKLEKLEKTGLKAKLEPFRATGSCWMCSKELFLTIRGWDTGFKNICASDDFLWKVAVSGAERFTVPCPVYHPGKITRGKIPKSSEQQEKDLQRFQERWQGHPEDKNCLRMHQQTAGLQMDPEPKIYLYKRLFNQWRARRRQA, from the coding sequence ATGATCACACTCTTAACCATTGCTTACAATCAGAGACTTTATACCGAGATGCTGCTCGCCAGTCTGGCACTGGCGGACTGTGCGGATGTGGATTTCGAACTGGTTTTTGTGGACAATGGGTCCAACGATGGAACCCGTACTCTGGTGGAAGCGTACCCCTTGAAAAAAAATTCCCATTTCAAAGGATTGACCTATTTTGCGTTTCCTGAAAACCAGGGGGTTGCAGCTGCAATTAACCGGGGATTTGATCTGGCTAAAACGACGTTTGTGCTTCAAGCTGATAATGACGTTGTATTTGGCCCTCATAGTTTTTCAATTCTGGAATCCTGGATGCATCGCCATCCTCGAGGGATGATTTCACCCAACTGGCCGTTTATTCAAAAAAAACTGGGAATGGGTTATTTTGACTCTCCGAGGGGTATCACCCCTGAAAAGCTTGAAAAACTCGAAAAAACAGGGTTAAAAGCCAAATTAGAGCCCTTCAGAGCCACCGGCTCTTGTTGGATGTGTTCCAAGGAGTTGTTTTTGACAATTCGGGGATGGGATACAGGATTTAAAAATATCTGTGCTTCAGACGATTTTTTATGGAAAGTCGCTGTTTCCGGTGCCGAGCGTTTCACAGTCCCTTGTCCGGTCTATCATCCCGGGAAAATCACTCGCGGGAAAATTCCGAAAAGCTCGGAGCAGCAGGAAAAAGATTTACAACGGTTTCAGGAGAGGTGGCAGGGACATCCTGAGGACAAAAATTGTTTGCGAATGCATCAGCAAACAGCCGGGCTTCAAATGGACCCTGAACCTAAAATATATTTATACAAACGATTGTTTAATCAATGGCGTGCGCGACGGAGGCAGGCATGA
- a CDS encoding EFR1 family ferrodoxin (N-terminal region resembles flavodoxins. C-terminal ferrodoxin region binds two 4Fe-4S clusters.) codes for MKTVLFYYTGTGNSLWVAQQMAAALTDCEIFSMARINSDVLHVQADAVGLVFPVHMWGIPQPVLEFIKKIQADDKQYYFAAGVNAGQVSRTLVQLQEVMRKKGMPLSGGLDIVMPSNYIPWGGPGPVARQQKQYAAAAEKIIQTAPKIKARQPFALERGPLWQRIVFTWIYHLSFRHVTQMDKDFWVDDQCTQCGLCEKVCPAQNIQMVNGKPVWQHRCEQCLACIQWCPQTAIQKGKKTPVYERYHHPAIKLTEIIAGISSQRYSGKGIDPQ; via the coding sequence ATGAAAACAGTTCTTTTTTATTATACCGGGACCGGGAATTCGCTGTGGGTTGCCCAACAAATGGCCGCTGCGCTTACCGATTGCGAGATTTTTTCTATGGCACGGATAAACAGTGATGTCCTGCATGTGCAGGCGGATGCGGTCGGTCTGGTTTTTCCGGTACACATGTGGGGCATTCCGCAGCCTGTATTGGAATTTATAAAAAAAATACAAGCCGATGATAAACAGTATTACTTTGCTGCCGGGGTCAATGCCGGGCAGGTTTCCCGGACCCTGGTGCAACTCCAAGAGGTTATGCGGAAAAAGGGAATGCCGTTGTCCGGCGGTCTTGACATTGTGATGCCGTCAAATTATATACCCTGGGGTGGTCCCGGACCGGTTGCCCGGCAGCAAAAGCAGTATGCGGCGGCAGCGGAAAAAATAATTCAAACTGCCCCGAAAATCAAAGCGCGCCAACCTTTTGCACTTGAAAGGGGTCCGCTTTGGCAGCGGATTGTTTTTACCTGGATTTATCATCTTTCTTTCAGGCACGTAACACAAATGGATAAAGATTTTTGGGTGGATGATCAATGCACTCAATGTGGACTATGTGAAAAAGTCTGTCCTGCACAAAATATTCAAATGGTCAATGGCAAGCCGGTGTGGCAACATCGCTGCGAACAGTGTTTGGCATGTATTCAATGGTGTCCGCAGACCGCAATCCAGAAGGGAAAGAAAACCCCGGTGTATGAACGCTATCACCATCCTGCCATCAAACTGACTGAAATCATAGCCGGTATATCGTCCCAACGGTATTCGGGCAAAGGGATTGACCCTCAGTAG
- a CDS encoding PilZ domain-containing protein — MPEQQLNKRGDNHRRFPRFRLGVPVQYKFLEQGDLYRALESHTENFSAKGTAFLTDRRIHSRKHILLTLYLPSGDHYKRNLKKAYPEENLLPVIIFSEVAWCRRKNQRHFEIGVEFLAVEPEHVHRFESFLFHALA, encoded by the coding sequence ATGCCGGAGCAGCAGCTGAACAAAAGAGGAGATAATCACCGGCGCTTTCCACGTTTTCGACTCGGCGTACCTGTTCAATACAAATTTTTAGAGCAAGGGGATCTGTACCGCGCGTTGGAATCACACACTGAAAATTTCAGTGCAAAGGGTACTGCATTTTTGACAGATCGAAGAATTCATTCCCGGAAACATATCTTGTTAACGCTTTATCTTCCTTCCGGCGACCATTATAAACGCAATCTGAAAAAAGCTTATCCGGAAGAAAATTTATTGCCGGTTATTATTTTTTCCGAGGTTGCCTGGTGCAGGCGAAAAAACCAACGGCATTTTGAAATCGGGGTGGAATTTTTAGCGGTTGAACCGGAACACGTTCATCGCTTTGAATCATTTCTTTTCCATGCACTTGCATAA
- a CDS encoding GyrI-like domain-containing protein, with protein sequence MDIMPDAIEQQKELKIIGMTVEVESAPVDAYKCIRVLWKTFNANLWKISNRVNSEAWNKFGVSYNRQPGDKFTYFAGVEVEALDSIPEGMAGKQIPAVACARFSHKGDVKKINETIFSIFNHWLPDSGYNVVPGWQCGIDYYEKYDKRFKWSEADSVIDVFLPVVKK encoded by the coding sequence ATGGACATTATGCCGGATGCAATTGAACAACAAAAAGAACTGAAAATAATCGGAATGACAGTCGAGGTGGAAAGTGCACCGGTGGACGCGTATAAATGCATCCGGGTACTTTGGAAGACGTTCAATGCCAATTTGTGGAAAATCAGCAACCGGGTGAATTCGGAAGCATGGAATAAATTCGGTGTTTCCTACAACCGTCAACCCGGAGACAAATTCACCTATTTCGCCGGGGTCGAAGTGGAAGCACTTGATAGCATTCCCGAAGGCATGGCCGGTAAGCAGATCCCGGCGGTTGCCTGTGCACGCTTTTCACATAAAGGTGATGTAAAAAAAATCAACGAGACAATTTTTAGTATTTTTAATCATTGGCTGCCTGATTCAGGATACAATGTTGTGCCGGGATGGCAGTGCGGCATTGATTATTATGAGAAATATGACAAACGGTTTAAATGGTCTGAAGCGGACTCTGTCATTGATGTTTTTCTACCGGTGGTGAAAAAGTAA
- a CDS encoding glutamine--tRNA ligase/YqeY domain fusion protein produces the protein MQEMDNNAAPGPTKSLDFIRKIVTRDVQANKNAGRVETRFPPEPNGYLHIGHAKSINLNFGIAEDFGGCCHLRFDDTNPEKEEQEYIDSIVKDVKWLGFNWKEHTYYASDYYASFYRYAGELIQKGNAYVCQLTADQIREYRGTLTSPGKNSPFRDRPIAENLELFEKMRLGHFDEGACVLRAKIDMSHPNMNMRDPALYRIRKSRHPRTGDTWCIYPMYDFAHCISDALEKITHSLCTLEFEDHRPLYDWVLDNITIDCHPQQIEFARLELTYTLLSKRKLLQLVQENSVNGWDDPRMPTLSGLRRRGYTPESIRNFCNRIGVDKTNSVVDVGMLEYELRQDLNRHSQRVMAVLRPLKIIITNYPEGQTEEFDAINNPEDPQTDSRKVPFSRELYIEQEDFQENPSKKYFRLAPGKEVRLKHAYYITCTDIIKDQQSGKILELHCTYDPESRGGGTPDGRRVKGTLHWVSTQHAVDAEVRLYDYLFTKPNPNDTADGENFRSNLNPDSLVRLTQCKVEPCLKQAVPGTQLQFLRHGYFCVDPDTQPDEPVFNRTTGLRDTWAKVQTKP, from the coding sequence ATGCAGGAGATGGATAACAACGCAGCGCCCGGACCGACAAAATCTTTGGATTTCATCCGAAAAATTGTTACCCGGGATGTGCAGGCAAATAAAAACGCGGGACGGGTGGAAACGCGTTTCCCGCCGGAACCCAATGGCTATCTTCATATCGGACATGCCAAATCCATCAATCTTAATTTCGGCATTGCTGAAGATTTCGGAGGGTGCTGTCATCTGCGTTTTGATGACACTAACCCTGAAAAAGAAGAGCAGGAATATATTGATTCAATTGTAAAAGACGTCAAATGGCTCGGGTTCAATTGGAAGGAACACACCTATTATGCTTCGGATTATTATGCCTCCTTTTATCGCTATGCCGGCGAGCTGATTCAAAAAGGCAACGCGTATGTCTGTCAACTCACCGCTGATCAAATTCGGGAATACCGCGGAACCCTGACATCACCCGGTAAAAACAGCCCCTTCCGGGACCGCCCCATTGCGGAAAACCTCGAATTATTTGAAAAAATGCGTCTGGGACATTTCGATGAAGGCGCCTGCGTTTTGCGTGCCAAAATTGATATGTCACATCCTAATATGAATATGCGGGACCCTGCACTCTACCGTATCCGCAAATCCCGCCACCCCAGAACCGGGGATACCTGGTGCATCTATCCCATGTATGATTTTGCACATTGTATCTCAGATGCCCTGGAAAAAATCACGCATTCCCTCTGTACCCTGGAATTTGAGGACCACCGTCCCCTCTATGATTGGGTATTGGATAACATCACCATTGACTGTCATCCGCAGCAAATTGAGTTTGCCCGTCTCGAACTTACCTACACCCTTTTAAGCAAGCGTAAACTTCTCCAGTTGGTCCAAGAAAACAGTGTCAATGGCTGGGATGACCCGCGTATGCCTACCCTTTCAGGCTTGCGGCGGCGTGGTTATACACCGGAGTCAATTCGTAATTTTTGCAATCGCATTGGTGTGGATAAAACCAATAGTGTCGTGGATGTTGGGATGCTGGAATACGAACTCCGCCAGGACCTCAATCGCCATTCTCAACGGGTCATGGCAGTGTTACGACCGCTAAAGATCATTATCACAAATTATCCTGAAGGACAAACTGAAGAATTTGATGCCATCAATAATCCTGAAGATCCTCAAACAGACAGCCGCAAGGTCCCCTTTTCCAGGGAGTTATATATTGAACAGGAAGATTTCCAGGAAAATCCTTCTAAAAAATATTTCCGGCTGGCACCCGGCAAAGAAGTGCGACTTAAGCATGCGTACTACATCACGTGTACGGACATTATAAAAGATCAACAATCCGGTAAAATTCTGGAATTACATTGCACGTATGACCCTGAATCACGCGGCGGCGGCACACCCGATGGACGCCGGGTCAAGGGTACCTTACACTGGGTCTCTACTCAACATGCCGTGGATGCTGAGGTCCGGCTCTATGATTATCTGTTTACCAAACCCAATCCCAATGACACCGCAGACGGCGAGAATTTCCGGTCGAACCTTAATCCTGATTCCCTTGTCCGTCTGACACAATGCAAGGTTGAACCCTGCCTGAAGCAGGCCGTACCCGGAACACAACTGCAATTTTTAAGACACGGATATTTCTGTGTCGACCCGGACACCCAACCGGACGAACCGGTGTTTAATCGAACAACCGGCCTGAGGGATACCTGGGCAAAAGTGCAAACCAAACCCTAA
- a CDS encoding NAD(P)H-dependent oxidoreductase produces the protein MQVLVVLAHPDEKSFNHAIAKTVINCLEKNTHTVRFHDLYAENFDPLLPEQKLGTNAQLDELMAEHCEHLVHAEGMVIIHPNWWGQPPAIMKEWIDRIFRPKTAYQFLPGDDGEGVPDGLLKAKNAFVINTSNTPEDREIHLFGDTLQILWKKCILEFCGIKSFKRKILRVIVTSTYKQRERWLAEIDQDIQNLFPSQSCPN, from the coding sequence ATGCAGGTTTTGGTGGTTTTGGCTCATCCTGACGAAAAAAGCTTTAATCACGCTATTGCCAAGACTGTTATCAATTGTTTGGAAAAAAACACCCACACGGTTCGGTTTCACGATTTGTATGCAGAAAATTTTGATCCGCTATTACCGGAACAAAAATTGGGAACCAATGCCCAATTGGATGAATTGATGGCAGAGCATTGTGAACATCTTGTACATGCCGAGGGGATGGTGATTATTCATCCCAATTGGTGGGGCCAACCTCCTGCTATCATGAAGGAGTGGATTGACAGGATTTTTCGGCCCAAAACAGCCTACCAGTTTCTTCCCGGCGACGATGGCGAAGGTGTTCCCGACGGGCTGCTCAAGGCGAAAAATGCCTTTGTGATCAACACATCCAATACACCGGAAGACCGGGAAATTCATCTGTTCGGTGATACCCTGCAAATTCTTTGGAAAAAATGTATTTTAGAATTTTGCGGGATCAAATCATTTAAACGTAAAATATTACGCGTGATTGTCACCAGCACATATAAACAACGTGAGCGCTGGCTGGCGGAGATCGACCAGGATATTCAAAATTTATTTCCGAGTCAATCTTGTCCGAATTAA
- a CDS encoding HPP family protein, with product MEVSDSTVKKRFNSSKMEYFDEKFSKNKASYISQCILATMAIFVILLFLDIESNAVLISALGASSFIAFTMPHAQVSKPRFLIGGYFVGTLSGLGCQLIEHYRILVNISFLHNNIHIVMAALAVGLAIFIMVITNTEHPPAAGLAFGMAIQDISFQTISIVLIGIIALSVVKAVLKPSLQNLL from the coding sequence ATGGAAGTGAGCGATTCAACAGTAAAAAAACGATTCAATTCAAGTAAGATGGAATATTTTGACGAAAAATTTTCCAAAAATAAGGCAAGTTATATCTCACAGTGTATTCTTGCGACCATGGCTATTTTTGTTATCTTGCTTTTTCTGGACATTGAGTCCAATGCAGTCTTAATCTCCGCGCTGGGCGCAAGTTCATTCATCGCGTTTACCATGCCGCATGCCCAAGTCTCCAAGCCACGATTTCTCATTGGCGGTTATTTTGTGGGAACGCTTTCCGGACTTGGCTGCCAGCTTATTGAACACTACCGTATTCTGGTGAATATCTCTTTTTTACATAATAATATACATATTGTCATGGCTGCCCTGGCTGTTGGATTGGCGATTTTCATCATGGTGATTACGAACACGGAACACCCGCCTGCTGCGGGGCTTGCCTTTGGCATGGCGATTCAAGATATTTCCTTCCAAACAATCAGTATTGTCCTCATCGGAATCATCGCACTCTCAGTTGTCAAAGCCGTCCTAAAACCTTCCCTGCAGAACCTGCTTTGA
- a CDS encoding acyl-CoA thioesterase, giving the protein MFQFHHTVRLSDTDVTKQVYYARPLEWLEWCRVSWFDKHFGNFLNFVEKEGVTFFPSKVLTDYKKPILFGDHLIIEMRVNEIKKVSFIFDYTVMRGADVVLKSAITMVCFDLKKQSLRRLHPALLQQLQRLQ; this is encoded by the coding sequence ATGTTTCAATTTCACCATACAGTTCGATTAAGTGATACCGACGTCACAAAACAAGTTTATTATGCCCGACCCTTAGAGTGGTTGGAATGGTGCCGGGTTTCCTGGTTTGATAAGCATTTCGGTAACTTTCTGAATTTTGTTGAAAAAGAAGGGGTAACGTTTTTCCCTTCCAAAGTACTCACAGACTATAAAAAACCCATCCTATTTGGTGATCATCTCATTATTGAAATGCGCGTTAACGAAATTAAAAAGGTATCGTTTATTTTTGATTATACGGTTATGCGCGGCGCAGATGTCGTGCTTAAAAGTGCAATAACCATGGTCTGCTTTGACCTTAAAAAACAGTCCTTAAGGCGTTTGCATCCTGCCCTGCTCCAACAGTTGCAGAGATTGCAATAA
- a CDS encoding PilZ domain-containing protein → MEKIGEVKVENRKYPRINFKLAVHYAPVEKGAIPKPVKSNAEDMGAGGMAMQSREFIEPGNYVTLNLYLPSFENLQFLDKFSDFPVNDCIAITILSKIVWCRKMKAEGYLVGIQFCDIDPQKKKLLKHFLVEYEMDEPLE, encoded by the coding sequence ATGGAAAAAATAGGCGAAGTCAAGGTTGAAAACCGGAAATATCCTCGAATAAATTTTAAGTTGGCTGTCCATTACGCGCCGGTTGAAAAAGGCGCAATTCCCAAACCGGTTAAAAGTAATGCGGAGGATATGGGGGCCGGGGGGATGGCCATGCAGAGCCGGGAATTTATTGAACCGGGTAATTATGTTACACTCAATTTATATTTACCTTCATTTGAAAATTTACAATTTTTGGATAAATTTTCAGATTTTCCCGTAAATGACTGTATAGCGATAACTATTTTATCTAAGATTGTATGGTGTCGAAAGATGAAGGCCGAGGGCTATTTGGTAGGGATTCAATTTTGTGACATAGACCCTCAGAAGAAGAAGCTGCTCAAGCATTTTTTAGTTGAATATGAAATGGATGAACCGCTGGAATAA
- a CDS encoding methyl-accepting chemotaxis protein, whose translation MNYLYRQFFLMLILTMVVSVGMVAFLFQIVRLNGDDFRFIIIVLGIYIPCILTLDFYVLYRLFHPIHTWMKTWSSENVMEKEQLLDVVKAIMRFPYLASVYFFFAIELSIAFVFGLLVLTGFLTVNYAVFIGLASLMVSSVCVPFYLHLSKSILRPLKKRIAHQIEQRDLQQTHFSFGIRQSLVVVILSIAVFCVLFGGLITFAMAQKSIQKQAIIHLVQSMRFSNEFVKNLAADVPDPQLNAIAQKFILGKESYLFFVKKGQSTIIGGDGRFILTEILGMEKNNFDIMNDYIVLYKENLNNKINIGGVYSRNDFASVTKQLNRAFLILVLIAAVLGFLLAVFYSNDIVYSLARIIYPLETIKNGDLTAQIKMISEDEIGILATHLEEMRNSLFTINVKIKNASNVILKNAQQLFAGMEEMTVSSQQISNTTHQLSEGVEQQFQEVEHVVTVMDNLKVSYSQVAEKADKTAEASRSASTTAVLGSHEIQNIVSQMEEIKSVVTASRLSVIQLQEKTNAIGESIGIITKIARNTNKLALNAAIEAARSGEAGRGFAVVAEEVRKLAESSTEAAMTIEEKVGEILVVAQRVSNTMAKGEEEVESGRDLVIKSNNSFREIVDAFQNANRLAIDIAKETEAQSKQTENISQIIQNTAKVTELTATSSREVKDIVYQQTHSLTAMSKQINKINALAEELQQLVNRYKLVQ comes from the coding sequence ATGAATTATTTGTACCGGCAATTTTTTCTTATGCTTATTCTTACCATGGTTGTATCTGTCGGCATGGTGGCGTTTTTATTTCAAATCGTTCGGCTCAATGGTGATGATTTTCGTTTTATCATCATTGTGTTGGGCATTTATATTCCCTGTATTTTGACATTGGATTTTTATGTTCTGTACCGTTTATTTCATCCGATTCATACCTGGATGAAAACCTGGTCTTCAGAAAATGTCATGGAAAAAGAACAGCTCTTGGATGTTGTCAAGGCAATCATGCGTTTTCCATACCTGGCATCGGTTTATTTCTTTTTTGCCATCGAATTGAGTATAGCATTTGTTTTTGGACTGCTCGTACTGACGGGGTTTTTAACTGTCAATTATGCGGTTTTTATCGGGTTGGCATCGCTCATGGTTTCAAGTGTTTGTGTGCCGTTTTATCTCCATCTGTCCAAATCCATTTTGCGGCCGCTTAAGAAGCGTATCGCGCATCAGATTGAGCAGCGTGATCTTCAGCAGACACATTTTTCTTTTGGTATCCGGCAGAGCCTGGTGGTGGTTATTCTTTCGATTGCGGTTTTTTGTGTGCTTTTCGGCGGGTTGATCACGTTTGCCATGGCGCAAAAATCCATTCAAAAACAGGCCATTATCCACTTGGTGCAATCAATGAGGTTTTCCAACGAATTTGTAAAAAATCTCGCTGCGGATGTCCCGGACCCGCAATTGAATGCGATTGCCCAAAAATTCATTTTAGGAAAAGAGAGCTATCTGTTTTTTGTGAAAAAGGGGCAGTCAACCATTATTGGCGGTGACGGGCGATTTATTTTGACTGAAATCCTGGGTATGGAGAAAAATAATTTTGATATTATGAATGATTATATCGTATTGTATAAAGAAAATTTGAATAATAAAATCAACATAGGCGGGGTTTACAGCCGAAATGATTTTGCCAGTGTCACAAAACAGTTGAACCGGGCATTTTTAATCCTGGTGCTTATTGCCGCAGTGCTTGGATTTCTCCTGGCTGTTTTTTATTCAAATGACATAGTTTATTCACTCGCGCGGATTATTTATCCCTTGGAAACCATTAAAAACGGTGATCTAACTGCACAGATAAAAATGATCTCGGAAGATGAGATCGGGATTCTGGCGACCCACCTCGAAGAGATGCGGAATTCGCTCTTTACGATTAATGTTAAAATAAAAAATGCATCCAATGTTATTTTAAAGAATGCGCAGCAGCTTTTTGCCGGTATGGAGGAGATGACTGTTTCTTCGCAGCAAATTTCCAATACAACCCATCAGCTCTCTGAAGGTGTGGAGCAGCAATTTCAGGAAGTTGAACATGTCGTAACCGTCATGGATAATTTGAAAGTCTCCTATTCTCAAGTGGCGGAAAAGGCGGATAAGACGGCCGAAGCTTCACGCAGTGCCTCCACGACAGCAGTACTGGGGAGCCATGAAATTCAGAACATTGTGAGCCAAATGGAGGAAATCAAGAGTGTCGTGACCGCCAGTCGGCTTTCAGTCATTCAGTTACAGGAAAAAACCAATGCGATTGGGGAGTCGATTGGTATTATCACAAAGATTGCCCGAAACACCAATAAACTGGCCTTAAACGCTGCCATTGAGGCGGCCCGCAGCGGCGAAGCCGGAAGAGGATTTGCTGTGGTTGCGGAAGAAGTCCGGAAATTAGCTGAATCGTCCACAGAGGCGGCAATGACGATCGAGGAAAAGGTGGGAGAAATTCTGGTGGTGGCCCAGCGTGTTTCCAATACCATGGCCAAAGGTGAGGAAGAAGTGGAGAGCGGCCGTGATTTGGTGATTAAGTCGAATAATTCATTTCGCGAAATTGTTGATGCTTTTCAAAATGCCAATCGTCTGGCGATTGATATTGCCAAGGAGACGGAAGCGCAATCAAAGCAAACAGAAAATATCAGCCAAATTATACAGAACACCGCCAAAGTTACTGAATTGACAGCAACCTCATCCAGGGAAGTGAAGGACATCGTCTATCAGCAGACCCATTCACTGACAGCGATGTCAAAACAAATTAATAAAATTAATGCCTTGGCTGAAGAACTCCAACAGCTGGTCAATCGCTATAAACTTGTCCAATGA
- a CDS encoding PilZ domain-containing protein: protein MSNQREERVKVDIPIRFTYKDDSSTKKVTSSGRIDDISLNGMRVELPLSAEIIERDHIDFSLELPNPFMKIKGQGKIQWKRWNAEKNCTTCGLKLEPMTLSQLSDLDAIISEVMEDATTEKI from the coding sequence ATGAGCAACCAACGCGAAGAACGTGTGAAAGTGGATATCCCCATCAGATTTACTTATAAAGACGATAGTTCGACAAAAAAAGTCACTTCAAGCGGGCGGATTGACGATATCAGCCTTAATGGCATGCGGGTCGAACTCCCCCTCTCAGCTGAAATCATTGAGCGGGACCATATTGATTTCTCACTGGAGCTTCCCAATCCTTTTATGAAAATCAAAGGTCAGGGAAAAATCCAATGGAAAAGATGGAATGCAGAAAAAAATTGCACAACATGCGGATTAAAACTTGAACCCATGACCTTGTCTCAGTTGAGTGATCTGGATGCAATTATAAGTGAAGTCATGGAAGATGCAACGACTGAAAAAATATAA